DNA sequence from the Oscillospiraceae bacterium genome:
TGTCATTTCTTTTTGAAGGATCTGTCCGGCGATATCGACAGCGAGCGTGACGGATTCTTTTTGCAGACCCTCACGCGCTTTACGAATCTCCTCTTCCCTCTTCGTCTCCGCCTGTTTCAGAAGTTCATCGGCTTGTGTCTTGGCGGCACCGATCATCGACTCGACCTCTTTTTTGGCATCGTCAATAATGCGGTCGGCGGCCTTACGGCCGTCTTCATCCGCCTGCGAGAGCAACGTATTATACTGGTCCAATTTTGCCTTGGACTCCTGTTCTGCTTTCGCGGCGCCGTCGAGTTCAGCGTTCACCTTGTCCTTACGCTTGTTGATAAACTTCATCACGGGTTTAAACAGCAAAAAGCGGAAAAAGACAAACAGTATTATGAGGTTGATGATGTGATAGAGGATTTTTATAGGATCCAGATTCATCTTAAAATCATGCCTTTCCGGGTTTACTCTTTTTGCCCGATCAGCTTCTCAGCAAAATCATCAAAGCGATGACAAAGCCGTAAATTGCAGTGGATTCAGCCATAGCCAGACCCAGCAGTAAAACCTGATTAATCTTACCGAGTGCCTCCGGCTGTCGGGCGACGCTCTCGACGGCTTTCCCCGTCGCAATACCCATACCGAGACCTGCGCCGAGGCAGCAGATGACCGCGATACCGGCTCCGATCATTTCCATTCAAAATACACCTCTTTTGATTATTGGGATTTATTCAAACCGCGAAAAGGTCATTCGG
Encoded proteins:
- the atpF gene encoding F0F1 ATP synthase subunit B, whose amino-acid sequence is MNLDPIKILYHIINLIILFVFFRFLLFKPVMKFINKRKDKVNAELDGAAKAEQESKAKLDQYNTLLSQADEDGRKAADRIIDDAKKEVESMIGAAKTQADELLKQAETKREEEIRKAREGLQKESVTLAVDIAGQILQKEMTESEQIDMINRYVDKFN
- the atpE gene encoding ATP synthase F0 subunit C; protein product: MEMIGAGIAVICCLGAGLGMGIATGKAVESVARQPEALGKINQVLLLGLAMAESTAIYGFVIALMILLRS